A window of Ranitomeya variabilis isolate aRanVar5 chromosome 2, aRanVar5.hap1, whole genome shotgun sequence contains these coding sequences:
- the ZIC3 gene encoding zinc finger protein ZIC 3: MTMLLDGGPQFPTLGVGGFGTSRHHEMSNRDAGMGLNPFAEPSHAAAFKLSPASHDLSASQSSAFTPQASGYANALGHHAGQVPSYGGTAFNSTRDFLFRNRNSGIGDAASPGGQHGLFASHGPPGMTEPPGHLIFPGLHEQSASHTSPNGHVVNGQMHLGLRGDIFGRPDPYRAVPSPRTDHYAAAQFHNYNHMNMSMNVAAHHGPGAFFRYMRQPIKQELSCKWMEESPMNRPQKSCDRTFSSMHELVTHMTMEHVGGPEQTNHICFWEECPRGGKSFKAKYKLVNHIRVHTGEKPFPCPFPGCGKIFARSENLKIHKRTHTGEKPFKCEFEGCDRRFANSSDRKKHMHVHTSDKPYICKVCDKSYTHPSSLRKHMKVHESQGSDSSPAASSGYESATPPAMVSASSEESSKTTTAAIQTNSNTHNPGLLPPNFNEWYV; this comes from the exons ATGACGATGCTTCTAGATGGAGGACCTCAGTTTCCCACCCTGGGAGTTGGTGGGTTTGGGACATCTCGCCATCATGAAATGTCCAACCGAGATGCTGGCATGGGGCTTAATCCTTTTGCTGAACCTTCACATGCTGCAGCTTTTAAGCTTAGTCCAGCCAGTCATGATCTCTCCGCAAGCCAGAGCTCAGCTTTTACCCCGCAGGCATCCGGATATGCCAACGCGCTTGGGCACCATGCTGGGCAGGTGCCATCTTATGGCGGCACTGCCTTTAACTCCACAAGAGATTTTCTTTTCCGAAATCGGAATTCTGGAATTGGGGACGCTGCCTCTCCAGGTGGTCAGCATGGACTTTTCGCCAGCCATGGCCCCCCTGGAATGACTGAACCACCAGGACACCTGATCTTCCCAGGACTTCATGAACAAAGCGCCAGCCACACTTCACCTAATGGACATGTGGTCAATGGTCAAATGCATTTAGGTCTCCGAGGTGATATTTTTGGACGTCCAGATCCTTACAGAGCGGTGCCCAGCCCCAGGACTGATCATTATGCGGCTGCCCAGTTCCACAACTACAATCACATGAATATGAGTATGAATGTGGCTGCACATCATGGCCCAGGGGCATTTTTTAGATATATGAGGCAACCAATCAAACAAGAATTATCGTGCAAGTGGATGGAGGAATCGCCGATGAACCGCCCGCAGAAATCTTGCGATAGGACATTTAGCAGTATGCATGAACTGGTTACACATATGACAATGGAACATGTTGGAGGACCAGAACAAACTAATCACATTTGTTTCTGGGAGGAATGTCCCAGGGGAGGCAAATCCTTTAAAGCAAAATACAAACTGGTAAATCATATAAGGGTGCATACTGGAGAAAAACCTTTTCCATGTCCATTCCCCGGATGTGGAAAAATATTTGCACGATCAGAAAACCTGAAGATCCATAAAAGAACTCATACAG GTGAGAAGCCTTTTAAGTGTGAGTTTGAAGGATGCGACCGGCGGTTTGCAAACAGCAGTGACAGGAAAAAGCATATGCACGTGCATACATCAGACAAACCATACATCTGTAAAGTGTGTGATAAATCCTACACGCACCCCAGCTCTCTACGGAAACACATGAAG gtaCACGAATCTCAAGGGTCTGATTCATCCCCAGCTGCCAGTTCAGGTTATGAATCTGCCACCCCACCAGCAATGGTTTCTGCCAGTAGTGAGGAGTCTTCTAAAACTACTACAGCAGCAATTCAGACTAACAGCAACACTCACAACCCAGGATTACTTCCACCCAACTTTAATGAGTggtatgtttaa